Proteins from a genomic interval of Arvicola amphibius chromosome 10, mArvAmp1.2, whole genome shotgun sequence:
- the LOC119824587 gene encoding keratin-associated protein 19-3-like: MCYGNYFGGLGYGSGILGFGYGGLGYGYGGLGYGYGGLGYGYGGLGYGYGGLGYGGCGCGCGSRYAYSTYRPCCYGRFSGFY; the protein is encoded by the coding sequence ATGTGCTACGGAAACTACTTTGGTGGCCTGGGCTACGGCTCTGGCATCCTGGGCTTTGGCTATGGTGGCCTGGGCTATGGCTATGGTGGCCTGGGCTACGGCTATGGTGGCCTGGGCTATGGCTATGGTGGCCTGGGCTATGGCTATGGTGGCCTGGGCTAtggaggctgtggctgtggctgtggctctcGATATGCATACAGCACCTATCGTCCATGCTGCTATGGAAGATTTTCCGGTTTCTATTAA
- the LOC119825018 gene encoding keratin-associated protein 6-3-like: MGTWWAPPRLRAYKRSSSGRSIQTQVTYTPSLPRPTSTTSTMCGYYGNYYGGRGYGCCGYGGLGYGYGSLGYGYGGLGCGYGGLGCGYGSYSGCGYRGLGCGSGCGYGYGSRSLYGCGYGCGSGYGSGFGYYY; the protein is encoded by the coding sequence ATGGGTACATGGTGGGCTCCACCCAGACTGAGAGCATATAAAAGGTCCTCTTCAGGGAGAAGTATCCAGACACAAGTCACTTACACTCCTTCTCTACCAAGACCGACCTCAACAACCAGCACCATGTGTGGCTACTACGGAAACTACTATGGCGGCAGAGGCTATGGCTGCTGTGGCTATGGAGGCCTGGGTTATGGCTACGGAAGCCTGGGCTATGGCTATGGAGGCCTGGGCTGTGGCTATGGAGGTCTGGGCTGTGGCTATGGCTCTTACAGTGGCTGTGGCTACCGTGGACTGGGCTGTGGCTCTGGCTGTGGCTATGGCTATGGTTCACGCTCTCTCTATGGCTGTGGCTATGGATGTGGCTCTGGCTATGGATCTGGATTTGGCTATTACTACTGA